A segment of the Mugil cephalus isolate CIBA_MC_2020 chromosome 13, CIBA_Mcephalus_1.1, whole genome shotgun sequence genome:
gtgtcgTTATTAACAGAAATACAGTGGAGCTGCATGCACAGTATTATGTGTCTTTATCTAAGCCTGGTGTGATCAGTTCCAGACAAACGTTTGGTGAGGATGTACTCTGTGAGGGCAAAGAAGTTTCATCTGAAGAGTAAACTGTTTGAATCCCCCACAATCAGCTCATTACTTCGTCTGAATGTGGGGTAGTAAGCTTGTATGTTACGAGCACAGAAGGTGACATGCAGCTCTTTCTATCTTCGCTCGGTGTCACAAAGCTCCCTCAGCACCGTCCATCAGTCGTTACCGAACGAGTTACAAACAAGGCTCTGAAACACGAAATAGACGATTTGACAAAACATCTAGTCCCTGCAGCTGCCGTGTGATACCATATCAGTATCATTTCACTGAGGCCATATCACTACGTTGTTGTGTGATAGTGCAGAGTCATGGCTGTAACTGTATTCTTAAGAGGAAACAGGTGCACGCCGCTTGCACTGAATTTCGGCGGTGTGCAATGTGTCttgtttccccccctccccagaaCAAATTCAGGAAAGAGCTGTCAATGCAGCACGGAGCAGATACCTGATGAAAACCTGCCAAAAACCATCggcttttcctttcagttttagGGGTAAATAAAATTCACACTAGAACGACTAATAGTAATCAGCTTattccctttcttttttattaccgTTTAAGTGCAGCGCTTTTTCTTGCGTTTGAACAAACACTTTGGCAATCCCTGTCACGGCCTTTCTGTATTCTTCTGTACAGATTCAGTTACACTACTTTTGATTGTTGCACACACGTTAATAAAAACCGTGTCCGCACACGAATACTTTGTCATGTTGAAAGGATTTAAACTGCCGAAGAGGCTCGGCTCATTCATAAATTCAGTTCAAAGTTTAAGTTTATGACAACCTTTAATGTTAAGAAAACAGTTAGTTTTCTCATGCCATGCCGTCTTTTCAGCTTCTGCTTGCAACACTCCCTTTTAGCAACTGTCTCTTAACAGTCTTTCTCCCAGTTGGCTCCGATTGGTGACCTGGCACATTCAGTTGTTTTTGATCAACTGCTTAGAGCGCGTTTAGTGCCAAACCGGCTGCTAGGCGGGCATTATGCAAATATGTTACGCGGTGACGTACGCTAGATAAGCAACAGCAGAAAAGTCTAGACTGTTAACGTGTTAAGGTGTTTCAGGCAATtatcttgtgtgttttgtgagacACAGTACCTCCCTTGGGTGTGTAGTTTGGGAATCTTTACCTttaccttttacatattaaaaaaGTTGCGTAACCGCTGTGCAAAATAAAGCACATGGTCTcttcaaatcagccaaagaCATAGATAGACTGACACACCAGCTCTTGCACTGACATGGTTGGcttactgtttgtttctttgtttcccaAAATCCCTCTCCGTTCCGTGGCCAGTGAGCTCTGCTGTCCGTTCAGCACAGATGCAGGACAGAGTAGGTCGCGCGCATcaaaatttcagtttcagtgagCAGAAGTTTCATTTGACACTTTCATTTGATGCACAACGTGTCTATTTTAGTACGGCCGGCTCTTTCTAAAAGTAAACGTCTGTCTATATATCATTCTCGGCAACACTTCCCCCGCTTCTGGCTCgagcgccgccgccgccgaaaTCACCCATAGAGTACGCACAGGTCAGCTGTTTGTTAACAAAGTGGGCTCACTGTCAGGCCGGCTAACTGAATTATGTCGGGGTGCGCACATTTGAAGTATTAGCAGTCTGTCACGATTCCTCTGGCAAATGATATGCTCGGTAGCAGAAGGCTTttaccacacacagacacacacagatgctggCACACACACGGCACTGTCAGAGTTCATAGTAATTAGCATTTGGGTTTCCTTGTAAAAAAAGGACTTGTACACACACTCTGTCATTAGTTAATGGGCCTTGCAGCCTGTTACCAGGGCTTACTCTCCCTCCCTGCTGCTCCCGGAGGGGCTGAGGTGAGGCGAGAATTTGCCAGGGCGTTCTGCTATCAGTCAGCCATACAGCATTAAATACAGCTTGAGTGAGGAGGACCCATATGTCCCTGGGTATTACTCAATTAAAAGCCCCGGCTTCTGAGAAATGGAGCTGGTCGGAGAGGGTTCAGGAGAGCTTCCTGAGAAATCAGCTTAGGCCCTGCTCCCTGCGCAGGGCAGCTCGTGGGAGCGCACGGCGATGTTAAGGAGCGGTGTCCGTGTCGCGGCCCGTGTCGAGGAATCCAGTGAAAACACCTCAACGCGTTGCGGTCGCTTCGGATGAGCCGCAGAGGTTTGAACGCCGCTCACGGCAGCGGCAGTATTTTTAGTCGTGTATTTGAAAGGAGAGAATTTTTTTCACAGTTCGTGAAGtcattaaatgcattttgatgCTTCCTCTTGCAGTTTAAAGGTCTGAATAGTGAGATTAGCCTAGATAAAGTCTTTTACTGGATTTCTATGGGCTCAGCGGCAGCTTGTCTCAAGGACGAGGAATTACACCGTTAAACATCTTCAAAGAAGGCTGCTGAAACTAGGAAGTAGtttctgtatttaaaaagaaaccacGGCAGTGTAACTGACTTCTATGTACGGTACAAGGTCCTGCAGGTAGTAACTGTAATGTTAGTGTTGTGATTTTGTGTTATTAGACTTAAAACCATTAACCCTCACTGCTGAAGAAAGGGCCTTCAGgcagctggatcacaaacacCCAGACAAAAGCCTAACAATGCACGCTGTAGCTACAATCTCAATATTTTCTTATTCCGACAGTAAACTGTCAACACATCATCAAGTAACGCTGACGTTCTGCAGAGCTGCTACTTAATCCTTAAGGTATCCCACGTTTCGGCGGAGCATGTTTGAACTCACCGTTTAGCAACATTCATCCTCCTCGTCCATTTTCCTCTGGTTGAGCTTGCCTGCTGCACGATCGTTAAGTAACGTTGCTACTTGATCGCGCAAATCAAACCTACTGAAAGCGACCCCGATCGCCTTTGTCGTCACGTATCAGTTAATTCTTACCTCGCATACGTCTCTACGCTCATGCATACTCAAATAGATATCgcagatccttttttttttttttatacgacAGCGGATGCCGCTGATTATAAGACAGATTAAAAGGAATTTAAAGAGCTGACCTTCGTTTGTCGCCTTCAGCGTGTGATTTAACTCCAGTGTAAATGCAGCGGGGATAAATGGaaagataaaagaggaggaCAAAAAGAGAGGTGTAATGAGACGGGGACCTTGTCTTTATAGTCTCGGCTGGATTGTCTGTGCTCTTGCGCCTCATGTTCTCCATTAGTGAAGTTCACAAAACATCCTAATGAATATGAGCTCAGACAGGGGATGACATCAGAATAGCATTTTAAGTTGGTTAAAAAGATTAATGAGAGGAATGTGGGTGTGTGGGGAATGTTAGAAGGACATTTAGAAGTAGAGAGATAAAACTCAGAGGAGTGCGGTAGTGTAGTTGTGGGTGTGTGATGGTGTTGGCAGGGGTTTTTAACACAGTGGACCGTGGGGTGAAGACAAGGTCACGCTCACTGTACTAAGCTCGCTAAATATGCGCGACGCCCAGAGCGGACCCTCACTCTATTATGGATGACTCCTGGCCTTGGCAGCTTGTTAGATTCAGTAGCTCGTAGACACACTGATGTGATAAGTCGCCGCCGCTCTCTTttgtcctctgtccctctatctctgtctgtctctccctcgGAGCGACTCCATCACTTGTGCTCGGGAGCTTTAGGACTAAATGGTGGGTTGCCAGTTGCAGAGACGGTCCCTCGGTGCGGAGGTGGTGATTTAGTGGGGAGATAAGCTCTCTGTAATGGCAGGGTGGAATAATTCCTCTTTAACTAGGAGGCTTGGCTCTCTCCACCCTCCTGAAGAAAATGCCACGGTTCCTTTCCTTTGTTCTACAtacctctcttctctgtttttttctttcattttgtcctCTTGTTTTTGCTCGTCTTTGTAAATAGCCACTTGCCAGATCAAACATGAATCAGGGAATGTATTATTAGCTTAACTGGTTCTTTATATCACACTGTACAAACCAATTTTCCCTGTGTCACAGGCTtagacactttttaaaaaaaatattttccaaaaaaatctACATTCTCCTCAAACCCCAAACCTGGTAACAGCACTTTCTAAAAACTGCCGTATCTGGGTCTACGTGGCTAAATATAgcacataaataatttaataatgtgcTGAACAAGATAACCTTTCCATTGTCGAACTGATGTTTGACAACTTTTTACTATTAGTAGGCAGCATGTTTAAATAAGCCACAAAACACGAGCCGAGTTTCAGAAATGACAGGTTGATCTgcggtgggggtgggaggggggcgcGAAATTCTCTCTCgtgaagaagatgagatggCTGCACAGTTGGATTACTCCgcagagagatgagaggaaagGACACGGCGAAGAACAAAGTGGTGGTGATGaacagaggaagtggaggacAGTGAAGATATCACTGTTTCTTACTTCCTACACAGATATTATCTGCAGCCCCagtcactctgtctctgtctgcctctcacGCTCGatttcagcttcttctttttttttttactctccgCGGCAGTAAAAAAAACTGGGAGGCCCTTTGTGGCGTGGATAGATTTCCGTTTACATTTTACGCTGCAGGTAGATATGATCTGATACAAATGTTGTGAAATCCACACAGTCGAGTAATCAATGTGAGTTTTATTGCGTAAGGCTGCCCCCTGGAGGCTGTAGCGATAACTTCAGGCCTTGGACACAATAGCACACAATTCAGTGGTGCAGTAGTGAGATGCCTGATGGGGTAAATCTGTTTGTTTGAagttaaaaacaagaacattcaGTTGTTAACATAAATATGTAGTGCAGACTTGTGTTCATaaatgcaagtgtgtgtgtgtgtgtgttgagcggAGGCTAACACGTgtgcatatgtgtttgtgtcattgtgtttccCTCGCAGCCTTGCTGTCGTCGTGGTGCGAGGAGCTGGGTCGTCTCCTCCTGCTGCGTCACCAGAAGAACAGGCAGAACGAACCGCAGGGGAAAGTCCCCATGCAGCCCAGCATGAACAGCATGAAGCCAGGCCTCACGCACAGGTCAGTGGGGAGTCTCCGAGATACGTCCTGTCAGATGAACAAAGACTACGGTCATCCAACAGTACACCCGCAGTCTCATTTCACTTCAAGGTTACAGTTTTCCCCTGTTTTctactcttaaaaaaaaaaaaaaaagcagaaaaaaataaatcagatcagTGCAGCTGTGAATTAGAAACCAGTCACTTGcatataaataaacagtgtataAGACGGCACATTCGTTCTCCGAAGCTAACAAGGGTTCGCGTGTGTCGTTCTCCTTTAAagcattatttttaattcaagtGCTTATATAATATACATGCCAAGACATGGAGGATTTCCATTGCTTGGAGACGAGCCAGAAGTACAGTGGAGTGGAGCTGAACTGATACGGGGTGGAGGCACAAACCAACAGGGAAGAGAGAGATGTGAAGTAATGTTTTTGGAGAACATTGTGTGCTCATTcctctcactccctccctccctctctctaagAAAGCCTGGAGTTAGTCAAAAGTCCTGTTTGCCTCTGCAGATGATCTTGGGATAATGTTGTGCCTTTATGAGGAAATATTGAGCATGTTGTCCATTCCAAGAGCTCCGAGTGAAAACAAGCTGCTCTCCAAAAACAGCAGTTACTTCCCACTCCGCTGGCCACTTGCCGCTCCCCTTGAGGATTTAgcttgtttattaaatgtaacagACTCTCATATTTTACCCcgaaatttgtttttaatcagaatGCTAAACATACCAGCTGTCCCTTTCCTATCAATTTCCAAAGAGTTTTCAACAACTCAAAGATagaatttaattatattaagtttTCTACTGGTATGGGACTCCTTATCATATCGCTGTGAGGCTGTTGCAGTTTAGATATCCTGGCTCATAATATGATTTGAAAGGCACTGCCAGACGTTTTGGCTAAAAAAATATCCCCAAATCGTTTCCATCTTTGAAGTGACATCaggcacatgtgtgtgtgttttgatctACTTTCCAGTGATGGATCCTTTCCCTATGACTCTGTTCCCTGGCAACAAAACGCCAACCAGCCCCCTGGGTCATTGTCCGTGGTTACAACAGTGTGGGGCGTGACCAACACGTCGCAGAGTCAGGTATGTCCCTGCACGAAAAGCACCCTCTCTGTAATAGTCCCTGTTCAACAACCAACACTTGACCATTTGTTGACTTTATTTTGCAAACCTAATGAGTGTTCTTTCTTCCTGTATGATACAGGTGCTGGGTAACCCAATGGCTAACAGCAATAACCCCATGAATCCTGGGGGTAACCCCATGGGCTCAGGTATGTCCGCCAGTGCACCAGGGCTCAACTCACCCCAGTTCAGTGCTCAACAGCAACAGTTCCCAAACAAAGGAGGATCCAACCAGTCGTACATGCAGCAGAGCATGTACGGCAGGCCTGGCTACCACGGCGGGCCGGGTGGATACAGCGCGAGGTAAGAGACTtcgcttcacttcacttcacgtGAGTCTCTTTGTTAGAACAATCAAGCAGCTAGATCTTAACGTAATGATTCAAACATATGTTTCACAGTTACTCTGGAGGCCCGAATGCCCCACCAGGAGGCATGGGAATGACATCGCACACACGTCCTCCTGGTGACTTCACTCAGCCAGCTGCCgccgctgcagctgctgctgttgccgctgctgctgccacggCAACGGCAACGGCCACAGCCACTGTGGCAGCTCTGCAGGAAACCCAGAATAAAGATATGAACCAGTATGGACAGGTACAGTGCATGTTTACAGGTGGAACAACTTGgcaaaatagatttaaaaaaacacacaaatacccaTATTTACCTGTCATCCAGCAAGTGCCTGAACACTTAAagcttctgttttgcctccagatgTGTCCGTCGTTCCAAATGGGCCCTGCTCCAGCCTACAACAGCCAGTTCATGAACCAGCCTGGTCCTCGAGGCCCCCCTGGAGGTATGAATCCAGCCAGCATGGGATCAGCCATGAACAACCCTAATATCAGCGGGCCTCCAATGGGCATGAACCAGGCTCGAACCCCAGGCATGACACCTTTTGGTGCTCACAGTCAAAGGATGCCTCAACAAGGGTATCCCGGAGGACCTCGACAGGGCATGCCCATGCAGGGGATCAAGAGGCCATATCATGGAGAGGTCCGTGGAAAGTTTGGATAATTAAGACAATCTGAATATTCATGTTTTGTCTAAACATgtgttaaacattaaactttGTGCTCAAAGGGGAGCTACGGCGCTCAGCAGTATGGGCCAAACAGCCAGTTCCAACCAGGGCAGGGGCAGTACCCCACGCCAAATGCCTCCAGGCCTCTACCCTCTCCTAACTACCCAACCCAGAGGATGCCAGGGCAACAGGGCCAAGGACAGTACGCACCTGGCATACCCATGGGGCAGTACTACAAGGTCTGTTATTATTCATTCAGAGTCTTACTCTGAGACAGATGGACTCCACTCCCATTTATTTGGATAAATCGTGGTATATTCCTGGCACTGTGATGAACTAAATCAAATTatttatgctgttttatttcccGTACAGCAAGAGCCCTTCAATGGCCAGAGCACCAACTTCTCCGGAGGTGGATATTCCTACGGCCAAGGCAATGGGGTATGTTTTCATTTCCCATCCAGAgcaaatttttaaatttcagctATTGCATGCCAAGACCTTTGTGCAAAATGTGATGTCATCTGTGGAAAATGAATTAAGCAGATGTTTGCATTATTTGGCGTGCCCTTCCATTTTTCAGCCTCCCAGACCGGGTAACTACCCCCACTCCCCGGTCCCTGGAAACCCCACACCCCCTATGACCCCGGGAAGTAGTATTCCTCCGTATCTGTCGCCAAACCAGGACGTGAAGCCCCCATTTCCACCCGACATGAAACCAAATATGACAGCACTTCCGCCCCCTCCAAGTGAGTGCTCGAGCAGATCTGAAACAACTGGTCcacttgatgtgtttttcagttttgccATGGTgctattttatttgatcttggCACTTGATTAAAAGCTCGCTGTCCCTGGTTTTCCCCTCTTCCAGCTAACCCCAATGAGGAGTTGCGGCTGACGTTCCCAGTCAGGGATGGAGTGGTGCTGGAACCGTTCCGCTTGGAGCACAACTTGGCCGTCAGTAACCACGTCTTCCATCTCCGACCCTCCGTCCACCAGACCCTCATGTGGAGGTAGGACCAAAAGTGTTGCTTTTGAAATATTGCAGTACTGTATTGTAACTGCAACTGTGCAGAGTGATTGAGTGATTGAGAGGGTACATGCTGTAATTAAATTAGGGACCAAGGCTTATTGATCTGGTGACATGTAGTTGAGGCCAGACTTCCGTGCAGTactagttaattttttttagattgtctatttgatttaaataatgattttaaaaaaattatttgaataATCAACTGTAAATTCTCAATGAAAAACAGAATTTGCTCCGTTTCGCTGTTTTGTCACAGCTGTTGTCCCCCTGTTGCCCTCGCAGGTCCGACCTTGAGCTGCAGTTTAAGTGCTACCACCACGAAGACAGGCAAATGAACACCAACTGGCCTGCCTCCGTCCAGGTCAGCGTCAACGCTACGCCCCTCACCATCGAGCGGGGAGACAACAAAACCTCCCACAAACCCCTGCACTTGAAGCACGTATGCCAACCGGGCAGGAACACCATCCAGATCACGGTTACCGCCTGCTGCTGTGTGAGTACACACTGTCTGGGCAAATGTGATTATTTAATTGAACAGAAAACTCAACTGGAGTGATTCACCCACTCATGATTAACCGACGGTTAACTAACTTAGCATGTATTGTGCAGAGCGGAGGCGGGGTTCTGCTATCTGAACTAATTCGGTTTGTTTTCGTATTCTTGTGTTGCTTCGCAGTCCCACCTGTTTGTGCTACAGCTGGTCCACAGGCCATCTGTGCGATCCGTCCTCCAGGGGCTCCTGAAGAAGAGGCTCCTTCCTGCAGAACACTGCATCACCAAGAGTATGCTTCATTTTGTCACAGTGCAGTTAATATGCATAAGTACAACTTAATTACACGAGCGTGCACCTGTTTCTCTTTACGCTTTAAAACCGTTCTTAAGGGGCACCTGTGGTTGTGGGCAACATCTTTAAACGCCCTCTCTTTTTTCAGTTAAGAGGAACTTCAGCAGCGTGGCAGCCTCTGCGGGCAACACCACCCTCAACGGGGAAGACGGCGTGGAGCAGACGGCCATTAAAGTGTCGCTGAAATGTCCCATCACCTTCCGACGCATCCAGCTACCCGCGCGAGGGCACGACTGCAAACACGTCCAGGTACGTGCACAATTTCAGGGGCAACGCAGGTTTGTTATTGATGGGAATGTGTTCCACGTGTCGCAGTGAGTGAATAATCATTCGTGATGTTCCCTGCAGTGCTTTGATCTGGAGTCGTACTTGCAGCTCAACTGTGAGAGGGGGACGTGGCGGTGTCCTGTGTGCaagtaagttgttttttttggatgcaaACATGGCATTACTGTTCAGGAACTCTTTTAATccttatatatgttttttcccctttacaGTAAAACAGCATTATTAGAAGGTCTGGAGGTGGATCAGTACATGTGGGGAATCCTCAATGCCATCCAAAAGTAAGcgtcttctctttcttctaaaTGCACTTACAATTTTTAAACCATTATTCTCAAAATTAACACAACCTCCTTTCTCCAACAATAGTTCTGAGTTCGAGGAGGTTACTATAGACCCTACATGTAGCTGGCGACCTGTCCCTATTAAGTCTGAGCTACACATCAAAGAGGACCCGGATGGACCGCTGGCCAAGCGCTTCAAGACCATGAGCCCGAGTCAGATGACCATGCCCAACGTGATGGAGATGATCGCCCAGCTAGGGCCTGGTCCCGGCCCGGGACACGGACCGGGACCCGGACCCGGTCCAAGTCCTTACCCTCCACACCATGGTCAGCACGGCAGTGGCAACGGCGGAGATTACCCGGGAGCAGGTAACGAGAAGCAGCCGGGATCGTGCAGTGTAGATAAATAACAGGAGAGTCAGCCTATTTGTTGGGGGGGCGaaaaagagctgttgtgcgttTCTGAGCAGGAACTAAAGATGTATCTCTGGTGcattaaacaaagaaacagcCCTGAGGAGGATTTTATGCTGAAACTGTTCTAAAAACATTGCTGCTCTGATAAATGTTtcacagcagtaaaaaaaaacaagaagaaaacctGTGCATTCTATTATGTAACTCATTTGaaaagcaaacttttttttacgTCAACGAAACCAAACCTTTGTTCGCCTTCGATAAACGAAATGTTCCTTACATTTGTCCTTCAAGGCAACAGTTACCACAGCCAAGGGAGCTTTGACTTTCCTCACGGGAACCCCTCTGGTGGTGGAgtcggaggaggtggaggaggaggaggtggcggaggaggaggaccaccTATGAACGACTTCATCCACGGCCCCCAGCTCTCCCACCCCCCAGATGGACCTGGTGGTGGTCTGCTCTCCCAGGACAAGCCCCTCAGCCATGGCATGAACGATCCAGTAAGTAGATCTGATTTGCAGAGCTGCGTACTTCCACGTGACTTTATAAGAAATTAAGTTAATTCAGGATTTATCTCAGTCTAAATTTGTCCGGTAGCATAATTTGGTTTTTAGTTTGTTGAAGAAAATCTGCGGGCAGTCTGTGCCacgctgaaaacacacatttgttatCTGAACAAGGTGCAGCCTGTGCCTCCAGCCAGCATGTGTGCCCAGTCATGCTCACATGCTCATGTCACCGTATAATGTTGCAGCTGTACACGTCTGCTGATCACAGCTCCCATTAAGAAGGCCTGTTCCATGTTATTCACGCCGCATCTCATTTCCCCTACTCCCTTAACAcgctccctcttctctctgtgtgtctctttcGCTTGACCCTCcgccttatttattttttttatttttttcactctctCGCTTTCTGTTTGCCTCTCACACCTGCAGATGTCCCATTCTGATCAGTCCCATAACTCCATGCAGCAGAGCTTGCATGCGTCTCCCCACCCCGGCAGCCAGACAGGGCCGTCCTTACATCACAGTGGCCACTCAGGGCAGCCCTTGCATCACAGTGGCCAACCCTCGCAGCCGCCTCGCCAGTCGCAACCTCAGCCGCAGCCTCAGCACCCCGGGCAGAACAGTCACCCCCACAGCGATCTGAACTTTAACCCCTCCTCAGACGGGCAGATGGGTCAGGGAGCGCAGGATATGCCTGAACCCTCCCTGGATGTAAGTGTGTCCGCTTTGGGTGCTTCTTAACAGCTAGCAttgcctgctgcagctgctctcatCTCTTTGCCGTGTGCTCTGTTTGACTCCGAGTTTATGCTTCACTTGATTCTGTGTCATTCAGCGTTAGAGTGTGTTTCCATGGTGCTAAGCCACTAAGCGAATCACAGCTTTTCTCTGCAATTTCCCCCCTCCCCGCAGCTGCTTCCAGAGCTGGCCAATCCAGAGGAGCTGCTCTCGTACCTGGACCCCCCCGACCTTCCCGCCAACAGCAACGACGATCTCCTCTCCCTTTTTGAGAACAACTAGCCCCTTCGCCTGCCTCACAAAACCCGCCTGCACCCACGGGGGTCGCGATGTGTTTGACTATCCGTCCACGGGCGCTTCACCGACCTCAAACGCATCGAGCAGCTTtctgtgctcacacacacacacacacacatacaaaaacacgTATAAACAGTTTCTCTGTGTGGCATGGGGAGCACAGCTCAATAGAGGCACCTGTTTGGGAACTCCAACGGAGAGAACAGGAACGCCGCTCTCCtctgcactcttttttttttttttttcctctctcgtGCAAAGATTCCACACACCAGTTCCACCGCCTCTGACTTAAAACCATTTACAGCCATGTTGATGggcactatatatatatatatatatatatatatatgatatttgTGACTTTTCAACTGAAAACTGTGCAGCTATAATCATTACATGTAAACAacacagaggagacaggagcCTTTGTGGGCTCCAGGAAAAGTGTTGTAGTTTTTTATAATTCTTTGAAGACCTAGTCggaggagaaaaacattttcctgtaagattgtttttatttcaaatgtgttctTCCAAAACTTTGGCATATGCCGCGCCCTTTGACCCCCCCCCATacttccttgtgtgtgtgtgtgtttgtgtttgtgtttatgtgtgtgtgtgacggttGAATAACTGGAACTCATCCGAAATCCACGTTGTgcaatgtg
Coding sequences within it:
- the zmiz1a gene encoding zinc finger MIZ domain-containing protein 1a isoform X3 encodes the protein MNTLPSMDRHIQQTNDRLQCIKQHLQNPANFHSAATELLDWCGDPRAFQRPFEQSLMGCLTVVSRVAAQQGFDLDLGYRLLAVCAANRDKFTPKSAETSTCRRCQSDSALLSSWCEELGRLLLLRHQKNRQNEPQGKVPMQPSMNSMKPGLTHSDGSFPYDSVPWQQNANQPPGSLSVVTTVWGVTNTSQSQVLGNPMANSNNPMNPGGNPMGSGMSASAPGLNSPQFSAQQQQFPNKGGSNQSYMQQSMYGRPGYHGGPGGYSASYSGGPNAPPGGMGMTSHTRPPGDFTQPAAAAAAAAVAAAAATATATATATVAALQETQNKDMNQYGQMCPSFQMGPAPAYNSQFMNQPGPRGPPGGMNPASMGSAMNNPNISGPPMGMNQARTPGMTPFGAHSQRMPQQGYPGGPRQGMPMQGIKRPYHGEGSYGAQQYGPNSQFQPGQGQYPTPNASRPLPSPNYPTQRMPGQQGQGQYAPGIPMGQYYKQEPFNGQSTNFSGGGYSYGQGNGPPRPGNYPHSPVPGNPTPPMTPGSSIPPYLSPNQDVKPPFPPDMKPNMTALPPPPTNPNEELRLTFPVRDGVVLEPFRLEHNLAVSNHVFHLRPSVHQTLMWRSDLELQFKCYHHEDRQMNTNWPASVQVSVNATPLTIERGDNKTSHKPLHLKHVCQPGRNTIQITVTACCCSHLFVLQLVHRPSVRSVLQGLLKKRLLPAEHCITKIKRNFSSVAASAGNTTLNGEDGVEQTAIKVSLKCPITFRRIQLPARGHDCKHVQCFDLESYLQLNCERGTWRCPVCNKTALLEGLEVDQYMWGILNAIQNSEFEEVTIDPTCSWRPVPIKSELHIKEDPDGPLAKRFKTMSPSQMTMPNVMEMIAQLGPGPGPGHGPGPGPGPSPYPPHHGQHGSGNGGDYPGAGNSYHSQGSFDFPHGNPSGGGVGGGGGGGGGGGGGPPMNDFIHGPQLSHPPDGPGGGLLSQDKPLSHGMNDPLLPELANPEELLSYLDPPDLPANSNDDLLSLFENN
- the zmiz1a gene encoding zinc finger MIZ domain-containing protein 1a isoform X1, encoding MNTLPSMDRHIQQTNDRLQCIKQHLQNPANFHSAATELLDWCGDPRAFQRPFEQSLMGCLTVVSRVAAQQGFDLDLGYRLLAVCAANRDKFTPKSAETSTCRRCQSDSALLSSWCEELGRLLLLRHQKNRQNEPQGKVPMQPSMNSMKPGLTHSDGSFPYDSVPWQQNANQPPGSLSVVTTVWGVTNTSQSQVLGNPMANSNNPMNPGGNPMGSGMSASAPGLNSPQFSAQQQQFPNKGGSNQSYMQQSMYGRPGYHGGPGGYSASYSGGPNAPPGGMGMTSHTRPPGDFTQPAAAAAAAAVAAAAATATATATATVAALQETQNKDMNQYGQMCPSFQMGPAPAYNSQFMNQPGPRGPPGGMNPASMGSAMNNPNISGPPMGMNQARTPGMTPFGAHSQRMPQQGYPGGPRQGMPMQGIKRPYHGEGSYGAQQYGPNSQFQPGQGQYPTPNASRPLPSPNYPTQRMPGQQGQGQYAPGIPMGQYYKQEPFNGQSTNFSGGGYSYGQGNGPPRPGNYPHSPVPGNPTPPMTPGSSIPPYLSPNQDVKPPFPPDMKPNMTALPPPPTNPNEELRLTFPVRDGVVLEPFRLEHNLAVSNHVFHLRPSVHQTLMWRSDLELQFKCYHHEDRQMNTNWPASVQVSVNATPLTIERGDNKTSHKPLHLKHVCQPGRNTIQITVTACCCSHLFVLQLVHRPSVRSVLQGLLKKRLLPAEHCITKIKRNFSSVAASAGNTTLNGEDGVEQTAIKVSLKCPITFRRIQLPARGHDCKHVQCFDLESYLQLNCERGTWRCPVCNKTALLEGLEVDQYMWGILNAIQNSEFEEVTIDPTCSWRPVPIKSELHIKEDPDGPLAKRFKTMSPSQMTMPNVMEMIAQLGPGPGPGHGPGPGPGPSPYPPHHGQHGSGNGGDYPGAGNSYHSQGSFDFPHGNPSGGGVGGGGGGGGGGGGGPPMNDFIHGPQLSHPPDGPGGGLLSQDKPLSHGMNDPMSHSDQSHNSMQQSLHASPHPGSQTGPSLHHSGHSGQPLHHSGQPSQPPRQSQPQPQPQHPGQNSHPHSDLNFNPSSDGQMGQGAQDMPEPSLDLLPELANPEELLSYLDPPDLPANSNDDLLSLFENN
- the zmiz1a gene encoding zinc finger MIZ domain-containing protein 1a isoform X2, with protein sequence MNTLPSMDRHIQQTNDRLQCIKQHLQNPANFHSAATELLDWCGDPRAFQRPFEQSLMGCLTVVSRVAAQQGFDLDLGYRLLAVCAANRDKFTPKSAALLSSWCEELGRLLLLRHQKNRQNEPQGKVPMQPSMNSMKPGLTHSDGSFPYDSVPWQQNANQPPGSLSVVTTVWGVTNTSQSQVLGNPMANSNNPMNPGGNPMGSGMSASAPGLNSPQFSAQQQQFPNKGGSNQSYMQQSMYGRPGYHGGPGGYSASYSGGPNAPPGGMGMTSHTRPPGDFTQPAAAAAAAAVAAAAATATATATATVAALQETQNKDMNQYGQMCPSFQMGPAPAYNSQFMNQPGPRGPPGGMNPASMGSAMNNPNISGPPMGMNQARTPGMTPFGAHSQRMPQQGYPGGPRQGMPMQGIKRPYHGEGSYGAQQYGPNSQFQPGQGQYPTPNASRPLPSPNYPTQRMPGQQGQGQYAPGIPMGQYYKQEPFNGQSTNFSGGGYSYGQGNGPPRPGNYPHSPVPGNPTPPMTPGSSIPPYLSPNQDVKPPFPPDMKPNMTALPPPPTNPNEELRLTFPVRDGVVLEPFRLEHNLAVSNHVFHLRPSVHQTLMWRSDLELQFKCYHHEDRQMNTNWPASVQVSVNATPLTIERGDNKTSHKPLHLKHVCQPGRNTIQITVTACCCSHLFVLQLVHRPSVRSVLQGLLKKRLLPAEHCITKIKRNFSSVAASAGNTTLNGEDGVEQTAIKVSLKCPITFRRIQLPARGHDCKHVQCFDLESYLQLNCERGTWRCPVCNKTALLEGLEVDQYMWGILNAIQNSEFEEVTIDPTCSWRPVPIKSELHIKEDPDGPLAKRFKTMSPSQMTMPNVMEMIAQLGPGPGPGHGPGPGPGPSPYPPHHGQHGSGNGGDYPGAGNSYHSQGSFDFPHGNPSGGGVGGGGGGGGGGGGGPPMNDFIHGPQLSHPPDGPGGGLLSQDKPLSHGMNDPMSHSDQSHNSMQQSLHASPHPGSQTGPSLHHSGHSGQPLHHSGQPSQPPRQSQPQPQPQHPGQNSHPHSDLNFNPSSDGQMGQGAQDMPEPSLDLLPELANPEELLSYLDPPDLPANSNDDLLSLFENN